Sequence from the Anaerolineae bacterium genome:
AATTACTTCTGGATGAAATCGCGGACGCGCTGGCTGCGGGAGGGGTGGCGTAGCCGGCGCAGGGCCTTGGACTCGATCTGCCGCACCCGCTCCCGAGTGATGCCCAGCTTCTCCCCCACCTCTTTCAGCGTATAACTGCGGCCGTCCACGAAACCGAAGCGCAGGCGGATGATCTCCGCCTCGCGCGGCTTCAGGTGTTCCAGCAGTTTGGCGACCTCCTGCTTCAGCAGTGTCTGTGAAGCTTTCTCCGTGGGGGAAGAGGTGTCATCATCCTGCACGAAATCGCCCAGGGAGTTGTCGCCATCCTCGCCGATGGGAGTTTCCAATGAGACCGTATGGCGGGCGATGCGGCGCAGCCAGCGCACGCGGCTGAGTGCCAAGCCAAGCTCCTGGGCGATTTCCTCGTCGGTGGGCTGGCGGCCAAGCCGGTCATTGAGAAGCTCTTCGGCGTTATGGAGCCGGCGGATCTCCTCGTGGATGTGCACCGGCAGGCGGATAGTGCGGCCCTGGTCGGAAAGGGCACGCGTGATGGCCTGGCGGATCCACCAGGTGGCGTAGGTGCTGAAGCGGGTGCCGCGGCGGTAATCGAACTTGTCAGCGGCCCGCATCAGCCCCAGATTGCCCTCCTGGATGAGGTCGCTGAAGGCAATGCCCCAGCCCCGATAGCGCTTGGCGATCTGTATGACCAGCCGGGTATTGGCGCGGATCAGGTGGTCACGCGCCTTATTGCCCTCGCGCACCTTTTCCGCCAACTGCCGGCGTTCCTCCTCAGTCAGGTGCTCGTCGCTGGCGAGCCGCTCCAGGGCCTCCCGCCCTTCGGCCATGCGGCGCGCTAACTCTTCCTCCTGCTCGGGGGTGAGCAGGGGGGTCCGGCTCATGTCGCGCAGATAGAGCCGGATGGGGTCGGGGCTTTCGTCGCCGGCTTCTTCCAGCTCGGCCTCGTCCTCCTCGACCTCTTCCAGCTCCTCGTCCATATCGAAGGACTCGCCCGAGAGCTCTTTGCCCTCTACGCCCTCCAGGCCAAGCTCTTCGAGCAGGTCTTCTTCCTCCGGGTCCATCGTCACAGGTCCGAATCCTACCTCACCAAGATTACAGGAATCCCTTTAACTGCCGGCTGCGGTGCGGATGGCGGAGCCGGCCTAACGCCTGCGCCTCAATCTGGCGTATGCGCTCCCGCGTGACCCCGAACTTGCGGCCTACCTCCTCTAAAGTATACGTCCGACCGTCCACAAAGCCAAATCGCAGTCGAAGGATGCGCGCCTGCTTGGGTGTCAGGGTATCGAGCAGTTGCTCCAGCTTTTCGCGCAGGAGCTCGCGGTTGGCCACGTCCATGGGCGCCGGCGACTGGGTATCCTCGATGAAATGCCCCAGTTCGCTCTCCTCGTCTTCCCCCACCGGTTTATGGAGGGAGAGGGTGTCGGAGGAGATGCGCAACATCCATTCTACACGATTGACGGGCATTTGCAAGCGCTCTGCCAGTTCCTCCGGAGTAGGCGGCCGGCCCAGCTCCTGCTCCATATCGCGCGCGGCGCGGAAAAGCTTGCGCAGTCGGTCTCCCATGTGCACCGGCAGGCGGATGACCCGTCCCTGGTCCGCCAGGGCGCGGGTGATGGCCTGGCGGATCCACCAGGTGGCGTAGGTGGAGAACTTGAATCCCCGGCGGTAGTCAAATTTGGAAACGGCCCGCATCAGGCCCAGATTGCCCTCCTGGATCAGGTCGGGGAAAGGAACCCCGCGGCCGATGTAGTGCTTGGCCACGCTGATGACCAGGCGGGTGTTGGCGCGGATGAGCTTATCACGCGCTTCCCGGCCCTTCTGGACGAGCTGACGCAGGGCTTCTCGTTCCTCTTCGCTGAGGTTGCCGTTCTGGCCGGCGAGCCGCTGGGCGGCAACGCGCCCCTCGAACACGGCTCGCGCCAGCTCTTTCTCCTCTTCCGGGCTGAGCAGGGGATACTGGCTCATCTCACGGAAGTAGAGCGTGACGGTGTCGCTGAGGGGACCATCGTCCAGATATTCTTCCAGATTCTCGGCGTCCAAGTCTTCCGATTCCTCAGCCCGCCAGTCATCGTCCCACACCGCCCGGAACGAAGCGGCGTGGGGCACGGCATCCTGCTCAGCCGGCTCTCTCGCTTGCTCGTACACCGGAATGCGCCGCGTGTGCAGTTGGGCGAAAAACCCTTCCAGCCTTTCCCTGTCCTCTTCCGGGGTGGGGCAAACCTCTAAAATTTGGTCATATGTGACGTAGCCCCGATGGGAAGCTTGTTCCAGGAGCTCTTCCAGCGCTGTGTTCCCTGCTTGCTCTTCACGCATCGC
This genomic interval carries:
- a CDS encoding sigma-70 family RNA polymerase sigma factor translates to MREEQAGNTALEELLEQASHRGYVTYDQILEVCPTPEEDRERLEGFFAQLHTRRIPVYEQAREPAEQDAVPHAASFRAVWDDDWRAEESEDLDAENLEEYLDDGPLSDTVTLYFREMSQYPLLSPEEEKELARAVFEGRVAAQRLAGQNGNLSEEEREALRQLVQKGREARDKLIRANTRLVISVAKHYIGRGVPFPDLIQEGNLGLMRAVSKFDYRRGFKFSTYATWWIRQAITRALADQGRVIRLPVHMGDRLRKLFRAARDMEQELGRPPTPEELAERLQMPVNRVEWMLRISSDTLSLHKPVGEDEESELGHFIEDTQSPAPMDVANRELLREKLEQLLDTLTPKQARILRLRFGFVDGRTYTLEEVGRKFGVTRERIRQIEAQALGRLRHPHRSRQLKGFL
- a CDS encoding sigma-70 family RNA polymerase sigma factor, giving the protein MTMDPEEEDLLEELGLEGVEGKELSGESFDMDEELEEVEEDEAELEEAGDESPDPIRLYLRDMSRTPLLTPEQEEELARRMAEGREALERLASDEHLTEEERRQLAEKVREGNKARDHLIRANTRLVIQIAKRYRGWGIAFSDLIQEGNLGLMRAADKFDYRRGTRFSTYATWWIRQAITRALSDQGRTIRLPVHIHEEIRRLHNAEELLNDRLGRQPTDEEIAQELGLALSRVRWLRRIARHTVSLETPIGEDGDNSLGDFVQDDDTSSPTEKASQTLLKQEVAKLLEHLKPREAEIIRLRFGFVDGRSYTLKEVGEKLGITRERVRQIESKALRRLRHPSRSQRVRDFIQK